The Spirulina subsalsa PCC 9445 region TTCGGCCAATTCTTCCGGCGAAAAACAACTAGACTGTAAAGGGTCTAAACCCGGATCTGCCAACATTTGGCTAATTCTCGCCTCTAAAAAAGCCATAATCCCTAACAACGCAATTGGATCCGTCACTAAGTCACAAATGCGTAACTCTAGACGATTCAAATTGTAGGGACGGCGATCGCCATTGGGACGCACCGCCGACCACAAATGCCGCACATTCTGCATTGTACCGATTTCTAACTGTTCTTCGGTCCAATCAATAAAATGACGATGATCCCGAAAGAGGGGGACTTGGGCGGGGGTTTTCGGGAAAACACCCCAGCGCGTGGAATGATACCCCGTCACCTGACCATCTAAAAAGGGAGAAGAAGCACTCAACGCCAGATAGAGGGGAGCCTCCAAACGAATTAAACGACAAGCGCGGAGAATCTCATCGGGATCATCAATCCCCACATTAATATGAATACTGGCCGTGACCACCTTAGTCTGGTAGGTCTGCTCAATATAAGTATGATAGGGATTTTGAGGGTCAGACCGATAAAAGCACCCACTGTCCCCCAGAGACAACGTACTACCTGGAACAAGGGTATAATCCCCCAAGCCTTTTAAATAAGTGCGCAAACGTTGCCGAGGGCGCACGAGAGCGCACAATAAACGGTCATAGGCTGCATAGGGAGCCGTGGTGTACTCCACATTCCGACTATCGGGTTCTCGCACAAATCCGGTCAAATCCCGTACAATCCGATCCGATAACCCCACAATCTCCCCTTGGGGTGTTCCGGTGTACATCTCAACTTCAAAACCTTTGGATAGCAGCACGCTTTTTTCTCGACTTTAACTAGGCTGGGACTATCTTCTATTTTAGGGGGTGGCGGACTGTTCGTAGTTGCGCTTCAGCGCGCATTTTCGGGCTGAAGCCCAACAACGAGCAACTGGGTTCGTAATTGCGCTTCAGCGCGCATTTTCGGGCTGAAGCCCAACAACGAGCCAACAAAGAGCCAAAACTAATGGATCATCCAATCCTTCGCTCGTTCCACAGCCCTTAACCATACCTGAAAATGGGCTTGAGCTTGTTCCTGTCCCTCACCGGGGGTAAACGTGCGGTCTACTCGGCGCTGGGCAATTAAATCCTCATAACGCGGCCAAAAACCGGCCGCTAGACCTGCCCCAAAAGCCGCCCCTTGCGCCGTTGCATCCAAGATTTCAGGACGTTCTACCGGAATCCCTAAAACATCGGCCTGAAACTGCATTAAAAAGTCATTGCGAGACGCGCCCCCATCGACCTTTAATAAACCAATGGGCTGGTCAGCATCCTTATTCATCGCGTCTACCACCTCTTTCACTTGGTAGGCAATGGATTCTAAAACCGCCCTTACCAGATGTTCCCGTTTCACCCCTCCGGTAATGCCCTGAAAAGAGCCTCGGGCTTTCATATCCCAGTGGGGCGCACCTAAACCACTTAAAGCGGGGACAAAATACACCCCATTGTTATCCGGCACCGACTCGCAAAGGGCTTGAGTTTCTGCGGCACTGTGAATTAAACCTAAACCATCTCGCAGCCATTGAATACAAGCGCCAGAGGTGAACATAGCGCCCTCTAGAGCGTAGTTGGTTTGTTGCTCCTGAGTCCAAGCGACGGTAGAGAGGAGTTGATTGTGCGATCGCGTCAAACTTTCCCCCGTCTGTGCCACCAAGAAACAGCCCGTCCCATAGGTACATTTTAATAAACCCGGGCGATCGCATCCATGGGCAAACAAAGCCGCCTGTTGATCCCCAAAAATCGCCATAATCGGGATTTCCACCCCAAATAACTCCGGATTCGTCGTACCGAAACAGCCTAAACTAGGTTTAATTTCCGGCATGATCTGACGCGGAATGCCAAACAAACTCAATAACGCCTCATCCCAATTCCCCGTCGCCAAATTCATCAACATGGTACGGCTAGCATTACTATGATCCGTTGCGTGGACTTTGCGCCCCGTCAACTGCCACAACACCCAACTATCAACCGTTCCCGCCATTACATTCTCTAAATTGACCTCGGGCTGGTTTTCTTTCACCCAATCCAACAACCAAGCCAATTTAGTCGCGGAAAAATAGGCATCTAACACTAATCCCGTCCGTTCTTGAATCTCTGCGGCCTTTCCCTCGTCCCGCAATTGATTACACCGGGCTGTTGTACGGCGATCTTGCCAGACAATAGCCTTATGAAGGGGTTGCCCAGTGGTTTTATCCCACAACAAACAGGTTTCGCGCTGCACCGTTAAACCAATGGCCGCAATTTCCGAGGCCAAAGTGTCCGTATTGACCAACACATCCCCCATCATTTCCCTGGTATCCCGCCAAATCGCCGAGGGATCATGTTCCAGCCAACCGGGTTGGGGATAGTATTGGGTCAGTTCCTTATAAGCTTGACCCACCATTGCCCCTTGTCGATCAAACAAAATTGCACGAGTTCCGGTGGTTCCGACATCAAGGGCAAGGATGTATTTAGCGTTACTTGTCATTGCTCTACTTTCGTCACTGCATCCCTAGAAAGGGTTTGAGTTGACCTTAGCAGTTTTTGGGTGCAAGTTCGACCGGGGGTGAATTTTTAACCTGTTCACTCCCCTATCTCTCTTGCTTAATAAGCATCTACGGGGATATGTAGCACCTCACACCATTTCAATTTCAAATGATAGGGGGTAGGGAGAATTGAGTATTAATAATTATCCCCTTTTGCCTCTTGCCTTTTGCCTATTCCCACCTGACCATTTCACTGATTACTGCTTACAGTTTGAGGGGCGGCTTGCTTGTCCAAAATCGCTTTAGGATAGGCAATCCGTTGATGATTGTATTGCTGCCACACTCGGATAAATACTTCTGCAATCACGGTTAAATCTTCCCGTTTTAAGCCGGAGTCTACCAGTTGATTATCTTGCCAACGGGCTTTAAAGATTTTGTTCACCATGTTTAAGGCCGTTTCGGGGGTAGCATCTTTGAGCGATCGCAAGGCCGCCTCACAAGCATCTGCTAACATAACAATTCCGGTTTCCCTCGACTGGGGAATGGGGCCATCATAGCGAAAGTCTTGTTCATCAATTGTCTCGCCTTCTGCTTGGGCTTGTTGACTGGCCTGAAAATAAAAGTAGGAAATCAAAATTGTCCCTTGATGTTCGGGGATAAAGTCCCGCACGGCTTGGGGTAAATTGCAACGTCGAGCCATGACTAAGCCCTCGCTGACGTGCTTTTTGATGATCTCTGCACTTTGCCAAGGATCGTTAATTGCATCATGTTTATTAGGCCCGCCCATCTGGTTCTCAATAAAACCCAGAGGATCGTGCATC contains the following coding sequences:
- the gshA gene encoding glutamate--cysteine ligase — translated: MLLSKGFEVEMYTGTPQGEIVGLSDRIVRDLTGFVREPDSRNVEYTTAPYAAYDRLLCALVRPRQRLRTYLKGLGDYTLVPGSTLSLGDSGCFYRSDPQNPYHTYIEQTYQTKVVTASIHINVGIDDPDEILRACRLIRLEAPLYLALSASSPFLDGQVTGYHSTRWGVFPKTPAQVPLFRDHRHFIDWTEEQLEIGTMQNVRHLWSAVRPNGDRRPYNLNRLELRICDLVTDPIALLGIMAFLEARISQMLADPGLDPLQSSCFSPEELAELGDRNEQAVAEKSLDAILHHWQDGRKLSARDWIEELYPQMWAIAKPQGYSCFLSPVKKILRTGNTAQQWLAQIEQGLTPSEILQQAIIALEQQEQDLEDKLCQLVAA
- the glpK gene encoding glycerol kinase GlpK — encoded protein: MTSNAKYILALDVGTTGTRAILFDRQGAMVGQAYKELTQYYPQPGWLEHDPSAIWRDTREMMGDVLVNTDTLASEIAAIGLTVQRETCLLWDKTTGQPLHKAIVWQDRRTTARCNQLRDEGKAAEIQERTGLVLDAYFSATKLAWLLDWVKENQPEVNLENVMAGTVDSWVLWQLTGRKVHATDHSNASRTMLMNLATGNWDEALLSLFGIPRQIMPEIKPSLGCFGTTNPELFGVEIPIMAIFGDQQAALFAHGCDRPGLLKCTYGTGCFLVAQTGESLTRSHNQLLSTVAWTQEQQTNYALEGAMFTSGACIQWLRDGLGLIHSAAETQALCESVPDNNGVYFVPALSGLGAPHWDMKARGSFQGITGGVKREHLVRAVLESIAYQVKEVVDAMNKDADQPIGLLKVDGGASRNDFLMQFQADVLGIPVERPEILDATAQGAAFGAGLAAGFWPRYEDLIAQRRVDRTFTPGEGQEQAQAHFQVWLRAVERAKDWMIH